The Aedes albopictus strain Foshan chromosome 1, AalbF5, whole genome shotgun sequence genomic interval tgttgaactaaatacatGAATAAGTGAACCTTTCGAAGAAATTTAGTTAAAGTCTCTAAACATagtaaaaataaaaaacataTGTGTCGTTTGCTTTGCATTTGCTCATTTTATTCAGTTCTTTTCACAGTAGCATTTCAAAAACAAGTACACGACCGCGCACGCATTCAATTCTAGTTGTGTTTCCATGACTCTTATCAACTCTTACTCTAGAATCTCTTCGAGATGATAGCTTATGTTTGACAGACTTGGATCTAAGTTGTCTTTTGATGGATCTGACGTTTCTTTAAGCATTCGTTTGAAGCTACTCTCACAAGTCAGCGAATGCGGTGCAGCCTACTTCGATGGGTGTTGTTTTCGAGACCTGAGGTATGTAGGTAGACACTACTTcgctgctgattttttttataggaGAATTCTTCCTGTGTGACAATTCTACGAGGCACTCAATAGTTGCGGTGTGAAGGTTGCGACGCGTGCACACGCTTTGGTGAAATGCGCTGTCTCTTCTTCTTTACAATATTCGCTAGGGCATAAGGCATGGACGGGGGGTGATGAGTATTTTACAAGTGGGCTTGTTCCTATGAGGTTTGGCATTCGTGAAACGGACTCTTATTTGGCGTTGGGCATGGCTTGCTTAGTACTGTTCAGCTTCGTACAAATGGGGCTTGTAGGAGCCATCATCTTCTTGTCCATAACCTTGCTCGCCCCAGGAGCCTTCTCCGTAGGAGTGAGCACCGGCGTTGGCCAGAGCGTTCAGGTGGAAAGCCTTGGCATGCTGGACCTCAGGGGTGTCGACAGGGACTCCCTTGACAATCTTTGGGATGTGGATGGCTCCGTGCCAGGCACCGCCTTCAAGATGGTGATGGTGCTCGTCGTAGTGACCATCATCAAAGTGAGCGTATCCTCCGACTTTGGCATGAGCGGCAGCGTGGAAGGCTTTGGCGTGCTGAACTTCAGGGGTATCTACTGGGACGCCCTTGACAATCTTTGGGATATGGATCGGTCCGTGCCACTTCTGGATATGAACGTCGTCGTGGTGATCCCAGTGACCAGCTCCACCAAAACCGGCGGCAGCGTGGGCAGCAAAGTGAGCAGCCTTGGCAGCGGCTACTTCAGGAGTATCGTGAGGAATGTAGGAACCGGAGCATACCGAAGCCACCAGCAGCCTCTcatatgcagataggaccttttgaaatgttcggcctgaatttttcaaacaaaactTACATTTGTTAAATTTTTAGTCCCAtacaatgttttacaaagttgtaTGTAAACAaaacgcaactttgccgaagacatcaaagctttAAAAATTCAATGAGTCGTGTTATCGAtaaatttacgatttttttcatcGACATTTTGGTGTGTATATCATTTATAGGGACGAAAAGGTGCAGATGAAGATATCCTTATATCATTTACGAAGTGAAACGTAaaaatgttgcagttatcgaacgtctactgtataagcAAAATAAAATTTATCCATACTAAGATTTAGCTGCATTAAAATCTACGTTGGAGTGTCCAAACAGAAGAAAAATCTCTTCCACTGGATTTCATCTTCTGATCCAAAAAGGAAAGACTTTTCCATTCTTCATCCTTCCAAACTTCATCAATTAGCGAGACCACACGTGCCTTATTGCACTGCCCATTGCCCATCCGCTCATTAATAATGGAAAGCGAGAGTCATGCAAAGGAGGATCAGTGATGCACGAAGACCATCGCACACCACACAGTCGTCGGCCCTAGAGTGAAGATGCTAAGCTGGAAAACGGCAGGCCTGCCCTAGGTTCGTGTGCCAAAATGTTCGAAAGTAAACTGACTGACCACCATGGATGACTAACTAAATATTTGTATAAAACTGCTTCCCAAACACTCGGAAAGGCACAGTCCGCGAACAGTCCTCGTCCGGCTCAGATCAACCTGGAGGTTCGCGCTTACAGAAGCACTCAATAGTTTTGTCCAAGTGTTGTCTATTGCTTTGCAAAGTTCACCGAGTTCAACAATGAAGGCCTTCGTAAGTAGTTCCGAGTGAGGGGAGAGTGAATACAAATGAATTCTGAAGTGATATACTATGGTCTCTTTAGTGAAGCTCAATGAACAGTTCAAGTGAATACTTACTCATAGATTGTTGTGATTTTTCTTCGGCCGTTACAGGTGTTGGGATCAGTTCTGCTGGTAGCTTCGGTATGCTCCGGTTCCTACATTCCTCACGATACTCCTGAAGTAGCCGCTGCCAAGGCTGCTCACTTTGCTGCCCACGCTGCCGCCGGTTTTGGTGGATCTGGTCACTGGGATCACCACGACGACGTTCATATCCAAAAGTGGCACGGACCGATCCACATCCCGAAGATTGTCAAGGGCGTCCCAGTAGATACCCCTGAAGTTCAGCACGCCAGAGCCTTCCATGCTGCCGCTCATGCCAAGGTCGGAGGGTACGGTCACTTCGATGATGGTCACTACGACGAGCACCATCACCATCATGAAGGCGGTGCCTGGCACGGACCCATCCACATCCCAAAAATTGTCAAGGGCGTCCCTGTCGACACCCCTGAAGTCCAACATGCCAAGGCTTTCCACCTGAACGCTCTGGCTAACGCCGGTGCTCACTCCTACGGAGAAGGCTCCTGGGGCGAGCAAGGTTATGGACAAGAAGATGATGGCTCCTACAAGCCCCATTTGTACGAAGCTGAACAGTACTAAGCAAGCCATGCCCAACGCCAAATAAGAGTCCGTTTCACGAATGCCAAACCTCATAGGAACAAGCCCACTTGTAAAATACTCATCACACCCCGTCCATGCCTTATGCCCTAGCGAATATTGTAAAGAAGAAGAGACAGCGCATTTCACCAAAGCATGTGCACGCGTCGCAACCTTCACACCGCAACTATTGAGTGCCTCGTAGAATTGTCACACAGGAAGAATTCTCCCGCAAAAATCACCGGCGAAACACCATCGAAGAAGTCGGTGACAGCCACAATACCCATCGAAGTAGGCTGTACCAAATGAACTGTTTTGTGGGAGTAGCTTCAAACGAACGCTTAAAGAAACGACAGATCGATCAAAAGACATCTTAGATCCAAGTCTATCAAACATTAATTAGCCTTAATTAATTGGTAGTCATAGAAACACATCTAGAAATGAATGCGTGCGTGATCGTGTACTTCTTTTTGAAATGCTACTGTGAAAAGAACTGAATAAAATGAGCAAATGCAAAGCAAAAGATActtttgatgtttgtttatacAATGTTAAGGGACTTCAACGAAATTTCCCTGTAGACTCTTGTAATTTAAAATCATAATCATTCAATAAGACTACAAACTAAAAAAAACTTCGGAATAGCAAAGCGTGTTGGTGACGTGcttacagaaaacgagctcgttTCCATGacaatctacaggggatagacaaaatgatcaggactgGCAAAATTGTCActtctcaaaataatttcaagtagctgtaacttttcaaaaagtgcatccaatattctcaaattttcactgtaagctgatcaactagttgtgtatcagtggtcaaaatttggaaaaaatcgagcTATTCTGCATAAAGTAATAGAGATGctaaaaaaagttataattattcgatagcctacTTTGAGCTATCTCCGGATTAAATGATTTGAATGCAATGagattttgaccattaatgacgtatataatgagctttgagaaatttttgatttaACTTGAAATAATTAACATGAGAGAAAGTTATAGTTGGATAAACATTCAGCGCCACTAGttttctcttttgttctaccgctgatcttatGCTACTCAAATAATAACGTCCACTCTTTGAGTTGCATTTGATTAGTGGTTGAATAGAAGAGACAACTAGTGGCACGCAATGGTTATCTGTACCACCTGTACCTGTACTTCATTGGTACTATCATGCAAGCAACCATGAGCAAGCAAAGACAACACATGTTAACTTTGAAACTGTTTGTTTACACGCGTCACTGGCCTATGTACTTCGTGAATATTGTACACCATGATCAGAGCTGAAATGACTGTGATTGCGTGCGGATATCACTGAGAGGAAATCTTAAGTACAAAATAGTAAGTGTTTTACATTATTAGTCATTTAAAAGTTAATTCTTTGACTAAACTACCAAAATATCAAAACAGTAACAATCAGATCAGATCACTAGTTCGGATCAATATCAAGTCACCATCTGTCATTGTGGTGTTGATACTAATCGGCCTGCTGTGTTGGTAACGATCAACAGAGTGCGAGGCCGCCAATTTGAAGAATctaacatcttgtatgtaaacatttgtgtatccacaaagcatttcattgtggatacacgatagatgttggctcctgtcagatgcattagatgGGATTAGGGTTACCACATACGTAGTAACGATGATGCGATATCGttagagcaagtttaccgggggctactatctagacgagtaaaatgattgcccatGGAGTTGTCATTTTCGATTAGTTACGcatttccacaccggtcgctacCATATTTAGTTACCCGATTCCCTACCACAGTCGTTGCCAACTGCTGTAGcggtataaacaaaatattttgacaTCTTGGTTGACCATCGCCGGTTTAGTATAGTGCaactattcttccaggagttcctgcgggaattcttctagaatttcttctgggaatccatccgggatttcttcaaatagctccttctgattttttttatgagttcttctggcaattcctccaggagttcctacggga includes:
- the LOC109428531 gene encoding cuticle protein 18.7-like, which codes for MKAFVLGSVLLVASVCSGSYIPHDTPEVAAAKAAHFAAHAAAGFGGSGHWDHHDDVHIQKWHGPIHIPKIVKGVPVDTPEVQHARAFHAAAHAKVGGYGHFDDGHYDEHHHHHEGGAWHGPIHIPKIVKGVPVDTPEVQHAKAFHLNALANAGAHSYGEGSWGEQGYGQEDDGSYKPHLYEAEQY
- the LOC109412981 gene encoding uncharacterized protein LOC109412981, with protein sequence MKVFIVGSVLLLASAASASYWHYVPADTPEVAAAKAEHFAAHQKARGLVGAGPIDTPEVQHAKAQHFAAHAAARAGHPVAPVAVPAWHAAPAWHGAGAWHGPQHIPVIHNGVPVDTPEVQHARAAHLAALHGSGAGAHWAPAHYEDDGSYKPEYDNYRAFSVGVSTGVSQSVQVESLGMLDFRGVDRDALDNFWDVDGSVPGTAFMMVMVLVVVTIIEVTVPSDLGMSGSMEGSGVLNFRGIYWDALDNLRDVDRSVPLLDMNVVVVIPVTRSTKTGGSVGSKVLSAYERLLVASVCSGSYIPHDTPEVAAAKAAHFAAHAAAGFGGAGHWDHHDDVHIQKWHGPIHIPKIVKGVPVDTPEVQHAKAFHAAAHAKVGGYAHFDDGHYDEHHHHLEGGAWHGAIHIPKIVKGVPVDTPEVQHAKAFHLNALANAGAHSYGEGSWGEQGYGQEDDGSYKPHLYEAEQY